A section of the Archocentrus centrarchus isolate MPI-CPG fArcCen1 chromosome 20, fArcCen1, whole genome shotgun sequence genome encodes:
- the LOC115799943 gene encoding LOW QUALITY PROTEIN: toll-like receptor 13 (The sequence of the model RefSeq protein was modified relative to this genomic sequence to represent the inferred CDS: inserted 1 base in 1 codon) translates to MTIDLGPLTQHLTKTSDDRQTQVFDAYNFMCNYPKEFRGTMLLDFDTHFCSIDTGFICFVFTTCAILCFMVVSFTYHFMRLQLVYAYYLFVAWLFDKKHKNKETPHQYDAFISYNTHXEPWVIEELLPKLEGEQGWRLCLHHRDFEPENPIIDNITDAIYGSRKTICVISHKYLESEWCSREIQAASFRLFDEQKDVLILVFLEEIPSYLLSPYHRMRNMLKKKTYLSWPRAAGHTELFWEKLRQALETRENPEAESILVTVSTTS, encoded by the exons ATGACTATTGACCTGGGTCCCTTAACTCAACATCTGACTAAGACA TCTGATGACAGACAAACTCAAGTTTTTGATGCCTATAACTTTATGTGCAACTATCCAAAAGAATTCAGAGGTACAATGCTGTTGGACTTTGACACGCACTTCTGCTCAATCGACACTGGCTTCATTTGCTTTGTCTTCACCACATGTGCAATCCTCTGTTTCATGGTGGTGTCCTTCACCTACCATTTCATGAGGTTGCAGCTGGTCTATGCCTATTACCTGTTTGTGGCTTGGCTCTTtgacaaaaagcacaaaaacaaggAAACTCCTCATCAGTATGATGCTTTCATCTCCTATAACACCC ATGAGCCTTGGGTCATTGAAGAGCTGTTACCCAAACTGGAAGGGGAACAGGGCTGGAGACTGTGCCTACACCATCGAGACTTTGAACCAG aGAACCCCATCATAGATAACATCACAGATGCCATTTATGGAAGTAGGAAGACCATTTGTGTAATCAGTCATAAATACCTTGAGAGTGAATGGTGCTCTAGAGAGATCCAGGCTGCCAG TTTCCGTCTGTTCGATGAGCAGAAGGATGTGCTCATTCTGGTGTTCCTGGAAGAGATTCCCAGCTATCTGCTCTCTCCCTACCACCGCATGAGGAAcatgctgaaaaagaaaacctaCCTCAGTTGGCCACGAGCAGCAGGACACACCGAGCTGTTCTGGGAGAAACTCCGGCAGGCTCTGGAGACCAGAGAAAATCCAGAAGCGGAGTCGATACTTGTCACTGTGTCAACTACATCATGA